In Streptomyces sclerotialus, the DNA window AGCGGCACGGGCGCGTCGAGGGGCACCAAGTGCCCGGCGCCCGGGATCAGTTCGAGCCGCGCACCCGGAATGGCCGCCGCCAGTTCGTGGGCTTTGGCGACCGGGATCCAGGTGTCCTCCGCGCCCCAGCAGACGGTGACGGGGATGCCGATGCCGGCGTACTTGTGCTGGATCTCGTCGGTGTAGCGCTGGTCGGCCTGGGCGATCTGCCGGTAGAAGGCCGCCTGGCCCGTCTCGCCGGACCAGGGCCGCACCAGTTCCTCGGCGGCGTCCTCGCGCAGCCCGCGGTGGCTCGCCGAGCGGACGTACTCCCGGACCAGCCCGAGGTGCAGCGCGGGCGGCAACTGCGCGAAGACCGGGCCGTGTTCGCCGACCAGCCGGAAGAACGGCGATCCCCAGGGCGCGAGTGCCACCGGGTCGACCAGGGCCAGCCGGCGGTACGGGACCCCGTGCAGCAGATGGGCCCGCAGGGACACGGCCCCGCCGAAGTCGTGCGCGACGACGGAGGGGCGGGACAGCTGCCAGTGCGCCAGGAGTTCGGTGAAGACCTCGCCCTGGGCCGCGAGGGAGACGTCCTGCCCGTGGTGCTTCTCGGACGCGCCGTAGCCGGGCATGTCCCAGACGAACACCTGGTACCGCCGGGCCAGCGCGGGGGCGATCTCCTGCCAGACGTACGACGAGAAGGGCGTGCCGTGCAGGAGCACCACCGGTTCGGCGTCCTCCGGGCCGAGCCGTTCCCAGCGCACCGCGCCGGCGGAGCTCCGGAAGGTCCTGCTCAACTGCCATACGGGGGCGCGGGTCATCGGGCCGGTCCTTTCCCGGGGAAGCGGTGTGCGTAAGGAGAGTAATTCATTTCAAGCCTTACCGCGAGCGGATGGCCGGTGGCAGGGGAGGGCGTAGGCAAAGTACGCCGCGGGTTCGGGCGCGGAGTGGTGTGCGGCGGGCGTACGGGCGTCTAGGTTCGGGCCGTGCGGACGGACGGACCCGTGTCGTGCGGACGCATACCACCGCGCCGTACCTGATGGAGGCAGTCATGGGGACGTTCACGACGGCGGACGGCACCGAGATCTTCTACAAGGACTGGGGCAGCGGACAGCCCGTCGTCTTCAGTCACGGCTGGCCGCTCAACGCGGACGTCTGGGACAGTCAGTTGTGCCTGGTGGCCGAGCACGGCTACCGCGGCATCGCGCACGACCGCCGCGGGCACGGCCGCTCCGGACAGCCCTGGCAGGGCAACGACATGGACACCTACGCGGACGACCTCGCCCGGCTGATCGAGATCCTCAACCTGCGCGACGTGGTACTGGTCGGGCACTCGACGGGCGGCGGGGAGGTCGTGCGCTACATCGGGCGGCACGGTACGGCGCGGGTCGCCAAGGTCGTGCTGCTCGGCGCCGTGCCGCCGCTGATGCTGCGGACGGAGGCCAACCCGGAGGGCGCGCCGGCCGAGGTGTTCGACGCCATCCGCGAGGGGGTGCGGCGCGACCGGTCGCAGTACTACCAGGAGCTGAGCGCGTCCTTCTACGGCGCGAACCGGCCGGGCGCGGCCGTCCCGCAGGGCACGCGGGACGCGTTCTGGCTGATGTGCATGACGGTCGGGCTCAAGGCCGCGTACGACTGCGTCGAGCAGTTCTCCGCGACGGACTTCACCGAGGACCTGCGCCGCATCGACGTGCCCACGCTCATCGCCCACGGCGACGACGACCAGATCGTGCCCATCGGGGCCGCCGCACAGAAGGCGGCCCCGATGGTGAAGGACGCGGTGCTGAAGGTCTATCCGGGGGCACCGCACGGCCTGACCGGAGATTACGAGGAGGCCTTCGACAGGGACCTGCTCGCCTTCCTCAGGGACTAGGCCGGGTCGTCCGGGCGGTCAGCCGGGCGGCGTGCCCAGGAGGCGGCGGCACATCTCGGCGCAGCGGCGGGTGGTCTCCGCGCAGATGCGGCAGTGGGCGTGGTGGCCGGCGTGCTCGTTGCACAGTTCGTGACTGCGCTCGCAGGCCACCAGGCAGGCCTCCAGCTGGGTGTGGACGAGGGTGTCGTCCGGTCCGCTGCCGCGCGTCAGTACCCGGCGGGTCACCCCTGCGACGTCGGCGCAGTCCAGGTCGCGGCTGATCGAGGGCGCCAACTGCATGGCGTCCGACTCCGCCAGCATGCCCGTCGCGCAGGCGGTGACGGCCTCTTCGCACTCCTGCAGGACATCGACCGCATCGGCGAGGACGGCGCTGTCGAAACCGCCCTTGGCGGTCATGGTGTCGAACAGTTCACGGGTCTGGAGCATGGCCCCTCCTCGGTTCCGCGGCGAGGCGGCGGGCCTGCTCGGTCCTCCGGCGCGCCTCAGCCTGCTTCCACGCTAGACCTGCCGCACGCCGCCGGGGCCTCCTTCGCGGAAGGTTCCGTGCGGCCCGGAAGGCGCTCGGCGGCCAGCCGGGGCCGGGCCGTCGGCGGGGGCCAGGCCGGGCGCTGGTCCGGGGGGAGGGCGGCCAGGGCCAGGGCGACGGTGGGGAAGGTGCGCAGCAGCCGGCCGGTGCCGGTCAGGTGCAGTACGCGGACGACGTTGGGGCGGACCCCGGCCAGCAGCAGCCTGCCCTGCCGCCGTTCGAGGAGCCATCGCACGCTCAGCAGACAGTTCAGGCCGCGCGAG includes these proteins:
- a CDS encoding alpha/beta fold hydrolase, which encodes MTRAPVWQLSRTFRSSAGAVRWERLGPEDAEPVVLLHGTPFSSYVWQEIAPALARRYQVFVWDMPGYGASEKHHGQDVSLAAQGEVFTELLAHWQLSRPSVVAHDFGGAVSLRAHLLHGVPYRRLALVDPVALAPWGSPFFRLVGEHGPVFAQLPPALHLGLVREYVRSASHRGLREDAAEELVRPWSGETGQAAFYRQIAQADQRYTDEIQHKYAGIGIPVTVCWGAEDTWIPVAKAHELAAAIPGARLELIPGAGHLVPLDAPVPLLSVLLDFLTAPA
- a CDS encoding alpha/beta fold hydrolase; this encodes MGTFTTADGTEIFYKDWGSGQPVVFSHGWPLNADVWDSQLCLVAEHGYRGIAHDRRGHGRSGQPWQGNDMDTYADDLARLIEILNLRDVVLVGHSTGGGEVVRYIGRHGTARVAKVVLLGAVPPLMLRTEANPEGAPAEVFDAIREGVRRDRSQYYQELSASFYGANRPGAAVPQGTRDAFWLMCMTVGLKAAYDCVEQFSATDFTEDLRRIDVPTLIAHGDDDQIVPIGAAAQKAAPMVKDAVLKVYPGAPHGLTGDYEEAFDRDLLAFLRD
- a CDS encoding STAS domain-containing protein, which gives rise to MPLPDGLEMTALASCDAGAVLQISGELDHCTEQLFRTSVGTFLDRGHRHVVLDCSALTFCDSRGLNCLLSVRWLLERRQGRLLLAGVRPNVVRVLHLTGTGRLLRTFPTVALALAALPPDQRPAWPPPTARPRLAAERLPGRTEPSAKEAPAACGRSSVEAG